A portion of the Punica granatum isolate Tunisia-2019 chromosome 7, ASM765513v2, whole genome shotgun sequence genome contains these proteins:
- the LOC116214607 gene encoding uncharacterized protein LOC116214607 — translation MADDDINRQIQGAARALRDYAVPTIMGSAIRRPIIPANNFELKPALIQMVQSNQFGGYPNESLDEHIAGFLQYCNTVKMNNVADDVIRLQLFPFSLRDKARAWFNSLPQESITTWADLSSKFLKRFFPPARTARLRNEITNFTKFNGESLYEAWERFKEAIRKCPQHGLPDNLLIEVFYLSLDDTLRSLVDAAAGGALMGKNYDEASALIEEMASSAHNWQNERSKSRVASVNDMDTIANLTTQISALTTQVAFCELCSGPHSTLECMSGNPLASPNGEQVNFVNNFQRSNQEPYSNTYNPGWRNHPNFSWRNENNALKPPPGFQKQGPAQNAPPQQNGSLALDN, via the exons CTATTATGGGTTCTGCGATCAGAAGGCCCATTATTCCAGCTAATAACTTTGAACTGAAGCCAGCACTCATCCAGATGGTTCAATCAAATCAGTTTGGAGGATATCCCAACGAGAGTCTTGATGAGCATATTGCAGGATTCCTCCAATACTGTAACACGGTAAAGATGAATAATGTCGCTGATGATGTTATTAGATTAcagctttttcctttctcactTAGGGATAAAGCGAGAGCCTGGTTCAATTCACTGCCACAAGAGTCCATCACCACCTGGGCCGACCTTTCATCTAAGTTTCTCAAGAGATTTTTCCCACCAGCTAGGACTGCAAGATTGAGGAACGAAATCACTAACTTCACCAAGTTCAATGGTGAATCACTTTATGAGgcatgggagagattcaaggaGGCAATCAGAAAGTGCCCACAGCACGGATTGCCAGATAATCTCCTAATTGAGGTCTTCTATCTTAGCCTGGATGATACATTGAGGTCTCTAGTAGATGCTGCAGCCGGAGGCGCACTGATGGGTAAGAATTATGATGAAGCAAGTGCTTTGATAGAAGAGATGGCCTCCAGTGCACATAATTGGCAGAATGAGAGAAGTAAATCAAGAGTGGCATCAGTCAATGACATGGACACTATTGCTAATTTGACAACCCAGATTTCAGCTCTCACTACCCAG GTTGCTTTTTGTGAGTTGTGTTCAGGACCACATTCGACtcttgaatgcatgtctggAAATCCCTTGGCTTCACCCAATGGAGAGCAAGTGAACTTTGTCAATAACTTCCAACGGAGTAATCAAGAGCCTTATTCGAACACTTACAATCCCGGGTGGCGTAATCATCCTaatttctcatggaggaaTGAGAATAATGCACTTAAACCGCCACCTGGATTCCAAAAGCAAGGCCCTGCTCAGAATGCTCCACCTCAGCAAA